One Pricia mediterranea genomic window, ACCATAATCGAATTCCAGGTCCGGCAACATCAACTCCGTCTTATCTCCGACCGCAGCACCTATTGCCGCCCTGAAGAATTCTCTGTGGTTTACCTCGTGGTAATAGAGATCGGTCAGCACCGTTTTCTCTTCCTGCGAACAGTTTTTATAGAATCCGTTGACGACCTTGGTATAGAAATCAGCCTCGAGCTGCTCCAGTGCATAGGCATAGTTTAAAACGCCCAAGTCCCCTTCGCCCAAATCGAAAATTCCATTTCCTTCGTCCGGTGTCTCGTCACCGTCACCTCCGGCATCCGGATTTGGAGGAGTTGTCGGCTGCATGGCCATCTCTTCCTTGCTACAGGCCACCATAAGTCCGGCCCCCGCTACTGCGAGCCCCCCTAACTTGATAAACTGTCTGCGCGGATTGCCGGAATTTCCTTTCGGGCTGATAACCTTGATCTTCTGTTTTTTCATAATGATTGTGCTTTAGTTAATAAGGCAGACTTTTCGTTCTGCTTTGGTAATACTAACGGGATGGGATAGGCGAGGGTTTGGAAATTTGTCGAGATTTAACATACCTCACTTGATTTTAACTAAATTTTAGTAGTTTTTCATCAAAAATGAAGCTTGTGAGTTGTCTTTAATAAACTCTTAAAGGTGTTTTATTGCTAAAAATGCAAGGTGAGGTTACCGTGGTGTTCAGGGATTGCTGGGGGAACGGAATGCTGTCATCCGGGGAATGGCTTCCAGCAAAAACTTGAATCCTGCAAGAACAGGCATCAGATCAACGAAGTCCGTGGGGAAGTTCCTTCACCGTTTTGCTCTTAGGAAATGGAAGCCGGCAAGCACGGGTTCAACGCCCCTATGCTGACGGAGGCTGGCACAAATGGGAGGAGAATTGCCAGGCTTTGGGCGATGCATCAGGAGGACCTATACCTCCACGGTATTTTTACTCGGGGTCCGCTTATATACGTAGGTATAAAGCCACATCAGGGTAAAAGAGGGGATAATATCGAGTCCGGGAACGATTTCTTCAATAAAAGCAAGAATTCCGGCAGTTTGGCCAATTTTGCCCTTGTACAAGCGCGTCATCAGCCATCCGGCAATCGGAGCCCAAACGATATCGGAAAATTCCCCAATAAAAGGAATGGCAAAGGAAAGCATTCCGATGCCATCGAAAACGATACCTAATAACAATTTTTTGTATTTGTTGTCGGTTGCGTTATCCATATAAATAGTTACGTGTTCGGGTGTGGTAGAGCAATAAAAGTGCCAAAAATTCGAGTGGCAGTTCGTAGTTGGCTGTGGCAGTTCGCAGTCGCAGTGGCGGTTGGCAGGGAATTTATGCAGAGGCAAGAACTAAGGGGCAGGCAAGTACCTAGAGGCTCGTGTCTTCGGTCACCCGTCTCCCGTGGAACATCGGTCTTCCATTCTCTATTCTCTATTCTCTATTCTCAAGAAAGTTCTGAACTGATCAGTTTCAAGAACTCGTTACGGGTCTCGATTTTCTCGAACTGGCCCCGGAATCCCGAAGTGGTAGTGACCGAATTTTGCTTTTGCACGCCCCGCATCATCATACACATGTGGGCTGCCTCGATGACCACGGCAACGCCTTTGGGCTTTAGAGTGTTATTAATGCATTCTAGAATGTCGTGGGTCAAGCGTTCCTGCACCTGTAATCTGCGCGCAAAAACATCGACCACCCGGGGTATCTTGCTCAATCCCACAATATGTCCATCGGGAATATAGGCTACGTGCGCCTTCCCGAAAAACGGCAACATATGGTGCTCGCAAAGGGAATACAGTTCGATATTTTTAATAATGACCATATCGTCATAACTTTCGGCGAACATGGCGCTGTTAAGAATTTCCACCGCATCCTGTTTGTAGCCCTGCGTCAAAAACATCATGGCCTTTGCGGCCCGCTCGGGAGTCTTTACGAGTCCCTCTCGATTGACGTCCTCGCCAAGCTCACCGATAATTTTGGTGTAGCTGGACTTTACGTCGTTGGCGATTTCGATATTGTATTCCTCAAGATTTTGGTAAGGGGACATAAGATTGTATGTTGTTTATTTATTTGGGTACAATGTTAAACAAAAATAGGGATCTATCCGAGGGCAATGATACTATTTTCTAGTAAAACTAGCGGATGTATCCTGATTTTCAATGATCGGTTTTAGTATTTTTGATTTTTAAAGAAGATGGTTGTCCGCTTCATTACCTAATCGTCAGATAAGAACATAGACGCTAGATCAACTACCTCGGGGCAAGCCCTCGAAGCATTTGTAAGGAAAAAACATTAGGGTTTCGAGGTAAGCCTCGGAGCATTGAAATCTCGATTATCGAGTAAACAAGAGGTAAGACTGTCGATTTTTCCCGAGGATGGGCCGCGTCTTCAAAATTTTTTAGTCCTTTGTCCGATAAAGAAAAAACCACGCGCATGATCAAGGCCAAAAACATCCAAAAATTTTATGGGGAGCTGCAAGTGCTAAAAGGTGTCGACCTCCACATCGAAAAAAAGGAAATTGTATCGGTCGTCGGAACCTCCGGGGCCGGCAAGACTACTTTGCTGCAGATTTTGGGTACGCTAGACGGGCCTTCGAACCCCGACCAGAGCGAACTGCTGATCGACGGGGTGGCCGTAAATACCTTATCCGACAGAGAACTGGCCCGGTTCCGAAACGCAAATATCGGCTTTATCTTTCAGTTCCATCAGCTGCTGCCGGAATTTACAGCCCTGGAGAATGTCTGTATCCCGGCCTTTATAAAGAACGTCTCCAAAGCTAAAGCGGAGGCCAAGGCCAAGGAACTGCTCGATTTTTTGGGACTTGCGGAGCGCTACGACCATAAGCCGAACGAACTCTCCGGAGGGGAGCAACAGCGGGTAGCCGTGGCGCGTGCCTTGGTCAACGACCCCGCAATCATCTTCGCCGATGAACCGAGCGGTAATCTGGACTCCGAAAGTGCCGACAACCTGCACCGGCTTTTTTTTGACCTACGCGACCAATTCGGACAGACTTTCGTCATCGTTACCCATAATGAGCAACTGGCCGATATGGCAGACCGCAAACTAACCATGGTCGATGGGGTCATCGTGAACAAGGAAGTGGTGGCCTAATGCCAAACTCAAAAAACCGCCTCAAGTTGCCTTAAAAATAGAAGCCCAACACAATTGGAGGTCAGAATTCCGTGAAAAAATCACGATTTAGAATTTTTTAAACGCTATTTAATTCGAAGGGGAAACCATGCTAACGGAAATTTGGGATTTTGTAAAAAATCCGATTTATAAAGAGGATGACACATTTGGTTTTAAGTATCGAATTTCAATTTTTCTCCGACTGTTGGGCTATTCCGTCGCCATAAGTCTCGTTCTTAGCGTGCTGATCGCAATGCTCGAAGCGACCTTCCAAATAAAGCCGGGCGAACATGCTTTGAGCGAAATGCTCGATGAACACGGCTCATTCTACTTCTTTCTTTTTTTGGTCGTCGTAGCGCCTCCGCTTGAAGAATTGATTTTCAGGGGACCGTTGATTTGGTTTAAAAACAGCGGAGCTTTCAAATACGTGTTCTATTTGTTATCCTTGAGCTTCGGCATCGTACATCTCGGCAATTTCGAATCCTTTACCTGGTTCAACCTGCTCTTAATCTTGCCCCAGACCTGCGTGGGCCTAATTTTTGCATTTTTGCGTGTCAGGTTCGATCTGATGTGGGCCGTGGCACTGCACGCATGTTATAACCTTGTCTTAGCGGGCCCGATACTACTAATGAAAATTCTAAACATACCTTTGGAATGACCAAAACAGAACTTAAGGATTTTTTGGATGCCAAGGTCCTGCAATACGAACATCCCAAGTTTCTGGAAAGCGATCCGATACAGATTCCCCATCGCTTCTCCTTAAAAGAGGATATCGAGATCAGCGCCTTTCTGACCGCCACCATTGCCTGGGGCAACCGCAAAAGCATTATCAACAACGCCACCCGGCTAATGAACTTGATGGACAACGCTCCCCATGATTTTGTAACGAACCACGAGGCGCACGACCTGGAACGGTTGACGGATTTTGTGCACCGTACCTTTAATGGGCGGGATGCATCCTACTTTATAACCAGCTTAAAGAACATATACGGACTTCACGGGGGACTCGAAACGGTCTTCGCCATGGAGGCCCCAAAGGGTTTCCAGCAATCCTCCATATCCTCCTTTAAAAAAAAATTCTTCGAGCTTCCCCATCCTGCCCGTACCCAAAAACACGTGAGCGACCCGATGAGAGGTTCCGCTGCGAAGCGTATCAACATGTTTTTAAGATGGATGGTGCGACCCGATGATACAGGGGTGGATTTCGGACTTTGGAAACAAATCGGCACCGACCGTTTATCCTGTCCCCTGGATGTACATTCCGGCAACGTGGCGCGAAAACTTAAACTGCTCCTACGCAAGCAGAACGACGCCAAAGCCGTGGCCGAACTTGATAAAAATCTGCGCAAACTCGACCCCATCGACCCCGTAAAATACGATTTTGCATTATTCGGGTTGGGCGTTTTTGAAAAGTTCTGAAGTAGGAATGACGCAAGGAATAAGGAAGGAATGACGCAAGGAATAAGGAAGGAATGACGAAAGGAAGAAGGACTGAACTATACTTTTGGGCAGGGCGTAGCCCCGTAGTTTATTTTCCCATCCGTAAACCCGTACACTCCTAAACTTTTTCCTAATTTTAGGGCGTATCCATAAAAACCAATTTGATGAACAAGCTTTTCGCCAGTGTCCTGTTGCTATTCTGCTTTAATTTTGCGCTCAATGCGCAACAAAAAGAAGCCCAAAAAACCGATTCCCCCTCGTATTCCGCCTATCAACGGAAAATTCCCATCGATACGGCCATTACCACCCAGCACAGTGTGACCATCAACGGAACCGCCATCGACTATACCGCTACGGCGGGCATGCAGCCCGCATGGGACGAAAAAGGAGAGCCGATTGCGGCCCTGCAGTACACCTATTATACTAGAAACAATGTCAAGGACAGGGCGGCTAGACCTTTGTTGATCTCCTTTAACGGGGGACCGGGTTCGGCCTCGGTCTGGATGCATTTGGCCTATACCGGGCCGCGCATCCTTAAAATCGACGATGAGGGATATCCCGTGCAACCTTATGGGATCAAGGACAATCCCTTTTCGGTGCTGGACGTGACCGATATCGTTTATGTGAATCCGGCCAATACAGGATATTCCAGGACGATTCCTGAAGAATTGGACGAAAAAGGCCGCGAGAAATTCTTCGGTATCAATGCCGATATCGAATATCTGGCGGAATGGCTGAACACTTTTGTTACTCGCCACAACCGCTGGCGATCTCCCAAATACATTGTAGGCGAGAGTTATGGCGGTACCCGGGTCATGGGGCTCTCCCTCGCCCTGCAAAACCAGCAGTGGATGTACCTGAACGGCGTTATCATGGTCTCTCCCGCAGACTATAAGGTCATACGGGTCGGGGGCCCGGTTGCCGACGCCATGAACCTACCCTATTTTACCGCGGCAGCATGGCATCACAAGGTTCTTCCCCCTGAACTTCAGAACAAAGACTTGCTCGATATCCTTCCGGAATCCGAAGAATATACCTTGAACACCTTGATACCCGCTTTGGCCAAAGGTTGGAGTATCGGGGAGAGCGAAAAAAATGCCGTGGCCGAAAAAATGGCCCAATATACCGGGTTGGCCAAAAAGGAAATCCTCGATCAAAATCTGGTCGTCTCCACTTCCTATTTTTGGAAAAATCTTTTGAGGGACAAGGGCGCCTATACCTTGGGAAGGCTCGATAGCCGATATTTAGGTTTTGACAGGCAGGTAGCAGGGATGAAAACGGACTACAATCCCGAGCTGACCTCGTGGCTCCATTCCTTCACCCCGGCCATCAACTATTACTTACAGGAAAAGCTCAATTTCAAGACGGACATCAAGTACAATATGTTCGGACCGGTACATCCGTGGAACAATGAGAACGACAATACCCGTGACGATCTGCGCCAGGCCATGGCCCAGAATCCCTATCTCAACGTACTGATCCAAAGTGGGTACTACGACGGTGCCACCACTTATTTCAATGCCAAGTACACCATGTGGCAGGTCGATCCCAGCGGGCGGATGAAAGATCGCTTCGAATTCAAGGGGTATCGCAGCGGCCACATGATGTACCTGCGGCGCGATGATCTTGAAACGGCCAACAACGACATACGCAAGTTTATCGAACGTACCATCGCGAACGGAGAAAGTGCTAAATATTAATCCGACGCAGGCGATCAAATTTAATAAAACTCAACCGTAGTCGATCTTACCAGAAAAACCGTTTAAGCGAGAATAGCTATAAGCAACCTCATGCAGCCGAAGATTTTCCTGAAAATCCTGACCATAATCCACACGACACTTACGGCGGGCTTGCTGATCTTTGCCATTTTTGCCTATTACCAAAACCAGGATTTTATTGCGCGGATGGACCGGCAGTCCCTTTTCACCTATATCGTACCGATAGTGGCGGCGGCCGGGTATTTTTTAAGCCAATGGATTTTCAAAAAACAATTGGAAGCGATAACAGAGCAAGAGCAGCTTTCCTTGAAACTGGGAAAATACCAGACGGCGTCCATACTCAAATATGCGGTTCTAGAGGGACCGGGACTTTTAGCCTTATTGGCGTATTTGTGGACGGGAAATGCGCTACATTTGGTCATCGCCTTGGCCTTGATCGTTTATTTGTTCGTGCAACGGCCGAACGCTGAAAAAATAAAGCGGGAGTTGCCGCTCAATTTAGAAGAACAAAAGCAATTCGATGAACTCATATAAACCATTTTGATGCGAAACCCCCAGGTCAAGATCGGTCAAGGCGCACTGAACGAACAACTTCGATCCATGCGTACGAGGCATCAAATTCACAAAACCAATTCCCAAATTCCCAAAAGGAAATGAATATGACACTAGCACCGGGAAATTCAGGTCATGGAAATTAACACCACAACCACAACAGTATGAAAAACCTTAGATCTTTTTTACTCGCTTTTTTAATTGGCATCGGCCTTGTAGAAGGTCTATATGGACAAGATTGGGCCAATTTAGAGCAGTTCCGGGAAGCCAACCAGAAACTGGACGCTCCTACCACAGATGAGAATCGTGTGGTTTTTATGGGAAACTCCATTACCATAGGATGGCTGAACAAAAGACCGGAATTTTTTAAGGCGAAACCCTATATCAATCGAGGCATCAGCGGCCAAACCACGCCACAGATGCTGGTCCGTTTTCGACAGGATGTCGTGGACCTCAAGCCCAAAGTTGTCGTTATTCTGGCAGGCACCAATGATATTGCCGGCAATACGGGGCCCTCGACCCTTAAGATGATCGCCGATAATATCAAATCCATGGCCGAGATCGCCACGGCCAACGACATCAAGGTAGTGCTTTCCTCTACCTTACCGGCCTTCGACTATCCGTGGAAACCCGGACTTGGACCCGCACCCAAGATCATCGAGCTCAACAAAATGATCAGGTCCTACGCCGAGGAAAACGGACATGTTTATTTGGACTATTTTTCCGCCATGGCGGACGACCGCAACGGACTTCCCAAAAAATATGCCCACGATGAAGTGCATCCGACCGTCGAAGGCTATAAAGTCATGGAGCCCCTAGTAGAGGAAGCGATTTCCGAGGCTTTGTCGAAATAGAAAGACCGAAACACAGAAGAGTGAGTTCCCGAAACACCGACACGAAAAATAACGACGTCCCGTTGGCACCTACTGAGGGGAAATGGGATACCATCGTCATCGGCTCCGGTGCAGGGGGACTGGCGGCGGCCATCTGCTTGGCGCGTGCGGGTCAAAAAGTGCTGGTGCTGGAGCAACACGATGTTCCCGGAGGCTGGTGCCATAGCTTTTACCTGGACGGACATCGGTTTACCCCGGGCGTTCATTACGTGGGACTTTTGGGAGAAGGCGAAGCCACCAGCAACCTATATCGCGGATTGGGAATAGCCAATGACCTGGTCTTTTTCCGGATGAATCCCGATGCCTACGAGCACGTGCATATCGGTGCTGCACGTTTTGATTATCCCGCTAATTTCGATGCCTTGATCGACCGCCTCTCCCACCGGTTCCCCAAGGAGCGGAAGAACGTCCGCAAGTATCTGGAGTTGACCCGAAAGGTCAGCCGACAACTCTATGCGATGCCCTATCTTAAGGGATTTAGGCAGAAATTGACCCTCCCCTACCGCACCCGGCATTTAGTAAGATACGGGCTCTTCAGCCTAAAACGGGTTATCGGCTGGCATATCAAAAATCCCCTGCTAAAAAACATTCTCAACGTGCAGTGCGGCGACCACGGCGTATCGCCATCCAAGGTACCCTTCGTGCTGCACAGCGCGTTGATGTACCACTATTACCAAGGGGGTTACTACCCCATGGGCGGGGGCGGAGCCTTGATAAAGGCCATGACCAATGCGCTTAAGCGCCATGCCGGGGAAATTCGCACCAGTACCGGGGTACGCGATATTCTCTTAGAGGGCGATCGACAGAAAAAAGCGGTCGGGGTGACGCTGGACAACGGCCAGCAACTTTTCGCCGACCGTATCGTATCGAACGCCGATGTCGGTATCACCTATAACACACTGATAGGTCGGGAAAATTTAAGTTCCAAATTGCAGAAAAAACTTGCAAAGACGAAGTATTCCTGTACCTCGCTGATGCTTTTTTTAACCGTGGACATGGACCTGCGAAAGGCCGGGATGGATTCCGGAAACATTTGGATGATGCCGGAAACTAAAGACGGCGGAGACCCCTTCGAGCAAATTCTAAATGCCGACATCGATCAGGGCGATGCCTTTGAGGCTCTTTTCATCAGCTGTACCACCCTCAAAGATCCCACGAGTTTCGACGGAAGGCACCATAGCATCGAAGCCATAACCTTTATCGATTACCAAGCTTTCGAAAAATACAAAAACGAGGATGCAGAGCGCTCCCAAGCGTATTTGGATTTTAAGGAACGGCTCACTCAAAAAATGATCAAAGGGCTTGAAAAGGCCATCCCCGGCATCAGTGAACATATTGTACACCAAGACTTGGGCACGCCTATTACCAACGAATACTATATCAATACCACCGACGGCAACGTGTACGGCACCGAAAAAAGCCTCCAACATATCGGTCCCTTTGCCTTCAAGGCCAAAAGCGAAATCGAGAACCTGCACCTCTGCGGGTCCAGCATTCTGTCACATGGGGTTGCCGGGGCCTCACATTCGGGAGTAGCCACCGCCGCCCAGATTTTAGGATGCCATCCCGATGAACTGAAAGCCCCGCCGGAAAATCAGCATCTAAGGATCTATGAGGCCGAAGATGCATCCGAGTATCCGGATTGGATGGTCAAAAAGATAAAGGTCAAACGCGCTCGGGGGACATCCAAAGTAAAAAAACAGTGAAAATGGCATCGTTTATGTACAATACTGCGAGGGTTTGTACGTTCCAATCGAGTGTAGGAGTGTCCCTACCCCAGCAGGACTTATTTCCCTATGAAAAAAGAATGCCATACTTTTACGTCCAATTAAAACTATCATCCAAACGAATACCTGTTTAAAATATCCCCTAAAATCGATATTACCATGATGAAAAAATACGTACTCCCCCTACTTTTTATTCTCTGTGCGTCCGTTAGCCTGCATGCCCAAAGAAAAAGTGAGCTGTTCGACCGAATCGATAACCTGAGAGCGCAATTGGATTCCCTGAACTCAGAACTGCTGAACGCCCGCAAAGACGAAAGGGTAGCCCAGACCCGGGCCGCATCCTTCGAAGCCCAGGTGACAGAACTGCAAGAGACCAACAACAGTCTGATGGCCAACCTCACCGACTTTACGACAGTCTCCACAAAAAATTCGGATATCGCGAACAGTGCCATCAGAAGTCTTCGGGCGACCGAGGCCAAACTGGGATCGATCAAATCGGCTATCTCCAGTAACGACTCCACCATCATCGTAGTGTTGACCAACGTAAAACAGACCTTGGGAGAGAATGCAAGGATTGCCGTAACGAACGGCACCGTCGTTGTCTCCTCCGATCTGGAAAGTCTTTTTGGAAACGATACGGACACTACCCTGACCCCCGAAGCGGAAATTTGGACGGAAAAAATAGCCGACGTGCTGAAGGCCAATCCCACCACTGCTGTGGATATCGAGGGACTAAGCATGACCGGGAATCTCAATGTACCCGCCCTACAGGCCCTGAAAATCTCCACCGTACTACAGAATAAATTCGCCATCGACCCCGAGCGAATCACGACCGTGGGCAAGGACGGAAACCTGAAGGAAGGGATACAGGTGAAAATACATCCTAAATTCGACGATTTCTATCTGATGGTGCGGGAAGAAATGAAAAACTGACATAATTTTTATAAAATTCCTTCGTTTTACATCCAGAGCTCGACTTGAGTTCACGGTAATCAATAATACACTATATGTCCGGAGAAGGAATTTTGCAAATGTTCGGTTTTTTGCTCCCCGCAGTAGTTACCGGGGTAGTCGCCTTTTACTTTTTTAAGCTGCACACCAAGAACGAGGACGGTCGCCGTCGCTTTCTGCTGCATAAAGATACCCAGAAGAACACCCTCCCTATCCGGCTCCAGGCCTACGAGCGGATGGCGTTATTTTTGGAACGGATTTCCATTGCCAGTCTCGTGGTACGGGTCGCGCCCAAATCTACGGATAAAAATGCCTATGAGTCCCTGCTGATAAAAAGTATCGAAAACGAGTTCGACCACAACCTATCGCAGCAGATATATATGACCGACGCGTGTTGGAATATTATCAAGGCTGCCAAAAATGCCACCGTGCAGATGATCCGAAAGGCCGCCATGAGTGAAACGGATTCGGCGGACAAGCTTCGCGAGGACATCCTGACCCAGACGATGGACAAGGAATCGCCCTCCGCCACGGCATTGGCCTTTGTCAAAAAAGAGATTGCGGATTTGTGGTAAAGGAAGTTTAGGAGTGTATACGTTGATTAGTGTATAAACACAGCTACCGGTTGTCTACCGAACGGCAACTGCCGATTGTAACTGCCCCTGCCAACTATTTGACTTCCGGTTCGATCTGGTTCAGTTCGGTATTTTTGTGCTTGGCGAAATTGCGCCCACTCTCCCACCACGCGGTCATCTTGGCTTTATCGAAAATCAGGGAATTCGTAGTGAGTACCGTCGGAGTGTAGTAAAAATTGATGATGGCGTCGTTGTGGTTGGCCACATACTTCCCAATCCTGATATTCTGATTTTCGATACGGTCAAGCATAAACTCAAAAATAGAGGTCATCAGTGAAAAGGGATTTTTTGAGGGAAGCCGATTCAAATGGCTTACCTCCGTTTGTAGGATAATAACGTCCACTTCCGTCGCCCCACGTTTAATGGCCTCTTCGATAGGCACCATATTTCCCAAGCCGCCATCGGCATATTCGCAACCGTTTTTACGGACGAGGGTCATGAACGGGGTATAGTTGCAGGAAATCCAGATCCATTCACAGAACTCCTCGTAATCGTAATCGTCGATACTCTTATACTCCACTTGGTTCAACGAGAGGTTGGAGACCGTTACAACAATTTCTTTTGGACCCTTTTTCAGGGTATCGAACTCCTCCTGGGTCAGCGTTTCCTTGATTAGTTTGTGAAGGTTGTGGCTTTCCCCGAATGTCTTACTTCCGTTATAGAAATTCTTCAGCACGTTCCAATGGTTGATACCGATGGTGTTCACCCCGTGTTTCTTTTGGACGGTAAAGGGGCAATTGCTGAAAATACTATCTTGATCCACCGAGGTATAAGCCTTTTTGATCTTATCGATTTTTTGCAGGGCCAGATGCGAGATCAACAGGCTGCCGGTCGAAGTGCCCAAGAACAGATCGTAGGTATGATGCAGCTCTTGCATCAAGTATTGGGCAACCCCGCCCGCAAAAGCCCCTTTGCTGCCCCCGCCCGAAATGACCAATGCTCTCATAGTATTATGGTTGTTAGTTGTTATTTGTTGGTTGTCGGTTGTCGGTTTGATTTGTATGTGCCGTTAGCTAGTGACCAATGAACAGTGTTCGGTGCTCGATTGGCCGTTCATTTCTTATTTCGATAGAACCGTTCTCAAAACATAGCTCACCGGTCGCAGTTCGTCACTGACAGTCCGGCGTCCACAATTCAAAACCCGCACTTACCGTTTCCTTTTCTCCGTGCCAAGTCCGCACTACTCAATACGAAGTACTCAATACGAAGTACTCAGTACTCAGTACTATCCAAATAACGTAAATCTTCCTCCTTTAGTTCCATCGATAAAATTTCCACCCGTTTTTTATATTCCGGATCTTGTATCAGTTCATCCAACAGCCTGCGTGCAAAATTCCTGAACTGCCAAGCGTGATGGTCTGTCGCCTGAAGCAAGTCCTTTAGGTTTTGATCGGTAAACCCGAAAACTTCCTTCAGGTAAAAAAAGGCGCCCTGTCGGACCTCAAAGGAATATTGCGGCGCGGTGTACCCGCTCAATTCATCGAAATAGGCCTTAGTTTCGCTCCCCTGGTAGTCTTCTGTCAGTATGGCCAAGGTCAGCCATAAAAGGCGCAGATTTTTGTTGGGGAGTCCCGTTAAACCCTTGGTCTTATCCAAATAGTTCTTTTTGTCCTGTGGATAGGTCTGCCACAGTTTGATCAAAGCGTTTTCTTGGGTCACGTAGCTACGGTCGTTCAAGAGGGACTCAAAAGCGGCTTTCGGATACACTTTGATATCGGGGACGGTGGACAAGGCTTGCCTTAGGGGGACCGAATCGGAGGCAAAAGCGGCTTCTATCATCTTGTCGGGAAGGGCAGATCCATGCTTTTCAAGGATGTATTTTTTAAGATGGATGGATGGGCCGGCGTTCCAGTATTCGGCGTAGTCGATAGCGTCATCCGGTTCTTTCTCAAGCTCCTGCTCCATTTTAAAAAGTAGCCGTAAGGATGCAGAATGCCGGGCCAGGCTTTGTTTTGCCTTTTCAAAGGGGATGGATCGGCTATCGAGCCATTCCATCTTAAAATCGGACAGGTCCCTGCCGGATACGCTTTCCATGGTTTTCAAAAACTCGGAGACCCTGGCATTTCTAAAACGGTACTTTTTCAGATAGGTTTGGATGCCTTTGCGGAAGGCCTTGTCCCCCAACTGCTCCCTAAGCATATAAACGGCCCAGGCCCCTTTTTCGTAGAAGGTCAGGCTACTGGCTTTCGGGTTGAGTAGGCTTTCCCCCTTATCCTTGTCGAACTGTTCCTGGAGCTGCGTCAATGAGGCATACAGTTTCCAATGGAAATGATCGTCCCCGAAAACCTTCTTTTCCGACAGGTAGGCGTAATAAGTGGCGATCCCTTCGTGCAACCAATGATGGCGGGCGCTCTTTTCAGTAACCAGGTTCCCAAA contains:
- a CDS encoding ABC transporter ATP-binding protein — translated: MIKAKNIQKFYGELQVLKGVDLHIEKKEIVSVVGTSGAGKTTLLQILGTLDGPSNPDQSELLIDGVAVNTLSDRELARFRNANIGFIFQFHQLLPEFTALENVCIPAFIKNVSKAKAEAKAKELLDFLGLAERYDHKPNELSGGEQQRVAVARALVNDPAIIFADEPSGNLDSESADNLHRLFFDLRDQFGQTFVIVTHNEQLADMADRKLTMVDGVIVNKEVVA
- the folE gene encoding GTP cyclohydrolase I FolE, with protein sequence MSPYQNLEEYNIEIANDVKSSYTKIIGELGEDVNREGLVKTPERAAKAMMFLTQGYKQDAVEILNSAMFAESYDDMVIIKNIELYSLCEHHMLPFFGKAHVAYIPDGHIVGLSKIPRVVDVFARRLQVQERLTHDILECINNTLKPKGVAVVIEAAHMCMMMRGVQKQNSVTTTSGFRGQFEKIETRNEFLKLISSELS
- a CDS encoding ferritin-like domain-containing protein — encoded protein: MKKQKIKVISPKGNSGNPRRQFIKLGGLAVAGAGLMVACSKEEMAMQPTTPPNPDAGGDGDETPDEGNGIFDLGEGDLGVLNYAYALEQLEADFYTKVVNGFYKNCSQEEKTVLTDLYYHEVNHREFFRAAIGAAVGDKTELMLPDLEFDYGDFDFGNRDQVLNTAKVLEDTGVSAYNGAGKLLENPTYLVLAGKIVSVEARHASAIRTLVNPGSADFAGDDVVTVDNGLDLSKDPSEVLAAVAGLGWLQTEFTARFLP
- a CDS encoding S10 family peptidase → MNKLFASVLLLFCFNFALNAQQKEAQKTDSPSYSAYQRKIPIDTAITTQHSVTINGTAIDYTATAGMQPAWDEKGEPIAALQYTYYTRNNVKDRAARPLLISFNGGPGSASVWMHLAYTGPRILKIDDEGYPVQPYGIKDNPFSVLDVTDIVYVNPANTGYSRTIPEELDEKGREKFFGINADIEYLAEWLNTFVTRHNRWRSPKYIVGESYGGTRVMGLSLALQNQQWMYLNGVIMVSPADYKVIRVGGPVADAMNLPYFTAAAWHHKVLPPELQNKDLLDILPESEEYTLNTLIPALAKGWSIGESEKNAVAEKMAQYTGLAKKEILDQNLVVSTSYFWKNLLRDKGAYTLGRLDSRYLGFDRQVAGMKTDYNPELTSWLHSFTPAINYYLQEKLNFKTDIKYNMFGPVHPWNNENDNTRDDLRQAMAQNPYLNVLIQSGYYDGATTYFNAKYTMWQVDPSGRMKDRFEFKGYRSGHMMYLRRDDLETANNDIRKFIERTIANGESAKY
- a CDS encoding SGNH/GDSL hydrolase family protein — encoded protein: MKNLRSFLLAFLIGIGLVEGLYGQDWANLEQFREANQKLDAPTTDENRVVFMGNSITIGWLNKRPEFFKAKPYINRGISGQTTPQMLVRFRQDVVDLKPKVVVILAGTNDIAGNTGPSTLKMIADNIKSMAEIATANDIKVVLSSTLPAFDYPWKPGLGPAPKIIELNKMIRSYAEENGHVYLDYFSAMADDRNGLPKKYAHDEVHPTVEGYKVMEPLVEEAISEALSK
- a CDS encoding CPBP family intramembrane glutamic endopeptidase, which codes for MLTEIWDFVKNPIYKEDDTFGFKYRISIFLRLLGYSVAISLVLSVLIAMLEATFQIKPGEHALSEMLDEHGSFYFFLFLVVVAPPLEELIFRGPLIWFKNSGAFKYVFYLLSLSFGIVHLGNFESFTWFNLLLILPQTCVGLIFAFLRVRFDLMWAVALHACYNLVLAGPILLMKILNIPLE
- a CDS encoding TIGR02757 family protein yields the protein MTKTELKDFLDAKVLQYEHPKFLESDPIQIPHRFSLKEDIEISAFLTATIAWGNRKSIINNATRLMNLMDNAPHDFVTNHEAHDLERLTDFVHRTFNGRDASYFITSLKNIYGLHGGLETVFAMEAPKGFQQSSISSFKKKFFELPHPARTQKHVSDPMRGSAAKRINMFLRWMVRPDDTGVDFGLWKQIGTDRLSCPLDVHSGNVARKLKLLLRKQNDAKAVAELDKNLRKLDPIDPVKYDFALFGLGVFEKF